From a single Paenibacillus sp. FSL R5-0345 genomic region:
- the proS gene encoding proline--tRNA ligase — protein sequence MAKDKQFVTEITPQSEDFSRWYIDVIKKGDLMDYSPVRGCIVFKPEGYEIWEHIQEEMNRRLKETGHRNAYFPVFIPESFFQKEKDHIEGFNPELPWVTEAGGDVLEERLAVRPTSETMFGHMYSKWIQSYRDLPVLINQWANVVRWEKRTLPFIRTTEFLWQEGHTAHENEAEAREETMKMLDNYRDFAETFLAIPVITGQKTPSERFAGAVDTYSIEAMMKDGRAVQAATSHYLGTKFATAFEIQYLSRDNNLEYVHTTSWGSTTRLIGSLIMVHGDDRGLVLPPKVAPTQVIMIPIGPPKTREAVIGRTDELFKELKNAGVRVRVDDRSDVTPGWKFNEYEMRGVPVRLELGPRDMENGVCVIVSRVTGEKKIIQQENLVEEVQAMLEQVHNEMFERALKFREDHFYSVDSLEEMKASMEEKRGFALAGWCGSEECESKVKEETGAGSRNIPFDPAEKKQVCICCGKPAEHTVVFAKAY from the coding sequence ATGGCAAAAGATAAGCAATTCGTTACGGAAATCACGCCGCAAAGCGAGGATTTCTCACGCTGGTATATTGATGTTATTAAAAAAGGAGACTTGATGGATTACTCTCCTGTACGTGGCTGTATCGTATTTAAGCCAGAAGGCTATGAAATATGGGAGCATATACAGGAGGAAATGAACCGTCGCCTCAAGGAAACTGGGCATCGTAATGCTTATTTTCCAGTGTTCATTCCAGAGAGTTTCTTTCAAAAGGAAAAGGATCATATTGAAGGCTTTAATCCCGAGCTGCCATGGGTAACTGAGGCTGGTGGTGACGTGCTTGAGGAACGTTTGGCAGTCCGTCCTACATCTGAGACCATGTTCGGGCATATGTATTCTAAATGGATCCAGTCCTATCGTGACCTTCCAGTTCTAATCAATCAATGGGCGAATGTGGTTCGTTGGGAGAAGCGTACTTTACCATTTATCCGTACTACTGAGTTTCTTTGGCAAGAAGGGCATACTGCGCATGAGAATGAAGCAGAAGCTCGTGAAGAAACTATGAAGATGCTGGATAACTACCGTGATTTTGCTGAGACTTTTCTTGCCATTCCGGTAATCACTGGACAGAAGACACCTTCCGAACGCTTTGCCGGTGCAGTAGATACGTATTCAATTGAAGCGATGATGAAAGATGGACGTGCTGTTCAGGCTGCTACCTCACATTACTTAGGTACCAAGTTTGCAACAGCTTTTGAAATCCAATATTTGAGTCGCGACAATAATCTGGAATATGTGCATACCACTTCATGGGGATCCACTACACGCTTGATTGGTTCGCTAATTATGGTGCATGGCGATGACCGTGGTCTTGTTCTGCCGCCTAAGGTAGCACCGACTCAAGTGATTATGATTCCTATTGGACCACCTAAAACTCGCGAAGCCGTGATTGGACGGACGGACGAGCTGTTCAAGGAGCTGAAGAACGCCGGCGTTCGTGTACGTGTGGACGATCGTTCAGATGTAACACCAGGCTGGAAGTTCAATGAATATGAAATGCGCGGTGTACCTGTTCGCTTGGAGCTTGGACCACGCGACATGGAGAATGGCGTTTGCGTTATAGTCTCACGTGTCACTGGTGAGAAGAAGATTATTCAGCAGGAGAACCTTGTTGAAGAGGTACAAGCAATGCTCGAGCAGGTTCATAATGAAATGTTCGAACGTGCACTGAAATTCCGCGAAGACCATTTCTATTCTGTGGATTCCTTGGAAGAAATGAAAGCTTCGATGGAAGAAAAACGCGGCTTTGCACTAGCTGGTTGGTGTGGTTCCGAAGAATGCGAGTCCAAAGTGAAGGAAGAGACAGGTGCGGGCAGCCGTAACATTCCTTTCGATCCAGCGGAGAAAAAGCAAGTCTGCATTTGCTGTGGTAAACCAGCTGAGCATACTGTAGTTTTTGCAAAGGCATATTAA
- the rseP gene encoding RIP metalloprotease RseP translates to MEMVQVVLLTVLMFFVLVTVHEWGHYYFAKRAGILVREFAIGFGPKLFSYKRNETQFTLRLLPFGGYARMAGEDPEIIEIGSGQTIAVRLGQDNKVKNIYLDALDTRKNVIRGEALHTDLENDLQIRLDVDGEVTTYDVHPQAMMIKGTQQTQIAPKDRQFGSKTVGQRALAIVAGPVMNFLLAFVLFAIHLQMVGIPVENPTYVKIGDISAGMPAQEAGLQKGDIIVSINGEKIGADYQKMIDLTSESKGKEMKWTLQRGDETLNVTLVPRSMEGQEGGKIGITPELPTRKAGVGETLTGSGKAMVDTTEAIFLGFKQLINKFNMDDIGGPVRTFEVTGQIAQQGIQYLTYWAAILSLYLGIFNLLPIPALDGSRLAFLGVEALRGKPVDPSREGMVHFVGFALLFLLMIAVTYNDILRLISG, encoded by the coding sequence TTGGAAATGGTTCAAGTCGTTTTATTAACGGTGCTCATGTTTTTTGTCCTGGTGACTGTACATGAATGGGGTCACTATTATTTTGCCAAACGCGCCGGTATTCTCGTGAGGGAATTTGCTATCGGTTTCGGTCCGAAACTGTTTTCTTATAAACGGAATGAGACACAGTTCACTCTGCGTTTACTGCCTTTTGGCGGTTATGCCCGGATGGCTGGTGAAGATCCAGAGATTATTGAAATTGGCTCAGGACAGACCATTGCGGTAAGACTCGGCCAGGATAACAAAGTAAAAAATATTTATCTGGACGCACTGGATACACGTAAAAATGTTATCCGTGGTGAGGCCCTGCATACCGATCTCGAAAATGATCTGCAAATCCGCTTGGATGTGGATGGCGAAGTTACTACTTATGACGTTCATCCGCAAGCGATGATGATTAAAGGAACGCAACAGACTCAGATTGCACCTAAAGATCGTCAATTCGGCAGCAAAACCGTGGGTCAGCGTGCATTGGCTATTGTTGCGGGTCCTGTAATGAACTTCCTGTTAGCTTTTGTTCTGTTTGCCATCCATTTGCAAATGGTTGGTATTCCGGTCGAGAATCCAACTTATGTTAAGATTGGCGACATTTCTGCAGGAATGCCAGCTCAAGAGGCGGGATTGCAGAAGGGTGACATTATTGTCTCCATTAACGGTGAGAAGATTGGTGCCGATTACCAAAAAATGATTGATTTAACCTCGGAGTCCAAAGGGAAAGAAATGAAATGGACGCTGCAACGTGGTGATGAGACCCTTAACGTGACTCTCGTTCCTCGCAGCATGGAGGGACAAGAAGGCGGGAAAATAGGGATTACACCTGAGCTGCCTACCCGTAAAGCAGGGGTTGGCGAGACGTTGACAGGTTCAGGTAAAGCTATGGTCGATACGACTGAAGCTATCTTTCTGGGCTTTAAACAATTGATCAATAAATTCAATATGGATGATATTGGAGGTCCGGTACGAACCTTTGAAGTAACCGGTCAAATTGCTCAACAAGGCATTCAGTATCTTACCTATTGGGCTGCTATCCTAAGTCTATATCTGGGGATTTTTAACCTACTACCGATTCCGGCACTTGATGGAAGCCGTTTGGCGTTCCTAGGCGTGGAAGCTTTACGTGGTAAACCTGTAGATCCGAGTCGTGAAGGCATGGTTCACTTTGTTGGATTTGCACTGTTATTCTTATTAATGATTGCTGTTACGTATAATGATATATTACGTTTGATCAGCGGCTAA
- a CDS encoding 1-deoxy-D-xylulose-5-phosphate reductoisomerase: MKKISVLGSTGSIGTQTLDVIAMHPDSFQVDGLAAGTNTALLLEQVRLFKPRRVSVATKELADEIRSSLPTGIQLFSGNEGLVEVAAGGDAEMVVTAVMGSVGLQSTLAAIEAGKHIGLANKETLVTAGHLVTELANRKGVKLLPIDSEHSAIFQCLNGENLSDIACITLTASGGSFRDFTRDQLKNVTVEDALRHPNWSMGAKITIDSATMVNKGLEVIEAHWLFGLPYEQVNVLLHPESIIHSYVEFRDSSIIAQLGNPDMRVPIQYALTYPERWESPAQRLSLAEIGRLTFREMDFERFPALKLAMDCGKAGGTATTAFNAANEIAVARFLSHEIPFLRIEEIIGEVLHRHINEDHPNLEQIEFCDKRVRELAASL, translated from the coding sequence ATGAAAAAAATAAGTGTTCTTGGTTCCACCGGCTCTATCGGCACTCAGACTCTAGATGTCATCGCTATGCACCCGGACTCTTTTCAAGTAGATGGCTTGGCGGCTGGAACGAATACAGCATTATTGCTGGAACAAGTTCGCCTTTTTAAGCCACGTCGAGTTTCTGTTGCGACAAAAGAACTGGCAGATGAGATTAGATCCAGTCTGCCTACTGGCATACAGCTATTCAGCGGAAATGAAGGCCTAGTTGAGGTAGCAGCGGGTGGAGACGCCGAAATGGTCGTAACGGCTGTTATGGGTAGTGTAGGCCTCCAATCCACATTAGCTGCTATCGAAGCAGGAAAACATATTGGACTAGCCAATAAAGAGACTTTGGTTACCGCAGGACATCTCGTCACTGAACTGGCTAATCGTAAGGGCGTTAAGTTGCTACCTATTGATAGTGAGCATTCCGCTATTTTTCAGTGCTTAAATGGTGAGAATCTTTCTGATATTGCGTGTATCACTTTAACAGCTTCTGGTGGATCTTTCCGAGATTTCACTCGTGATCAACTCAAAAATGTAACCGTAGAAGATGCACTTCGTCATCCGAATTGGAGCATGGGCGCGAAAATCACAATTGATTCTGCTACAATGGTGAATAAGGGGCTTGAGGTAATTGAAGCGCATTGGCTATTCGGTCTACCTTATGAACAAGTAAATGTACTTTTGCATCCAGAGAGTATCATTCATTCTTATGTGGAGTTCCGCGATAGCAGCATTATTGCTCAGCTTGGGAATCCCGATATGCGTGTCCCAATTCAATATGCACTCACGTATCCCGAACGCTGGGAGTCACCGGCTCAGCGTTTATCGTTAGCTGAAATTGGGCGTTTGACTTTCCGAGAAATGGACTTTGAACGGTTCCCTGCACTTAAGCTAGCCATGGATTGTGGAAAAGCTGGAGGGACTGCAACTACTGCTTTTAATGCGGCAAATGAAATCGCTGTTGCTCGTTTCTTGAGCCATGAGATCCCATTTCTGCGCATTGAGGAGATCATTGGGGAAGTGCTGCATCGTCATATTAACGAGGACCATCCGAATTTGGAACAAATTGAATTCTGTGATAAACGTGTTCGTGAGCTGGCAGCATCGCTTTAG
- a CDS encoding phosphatidate cytidylyltransferase, with protein MKQRLITGIVAGALFLGLCVLGNWPYQLLLTAMAFIGLYEFVKMIGIPALSGSTVLGYAAILSFMIPWNLLGVSAPFSWEQGIWILLLLFLLVTVFTKNKLDIRVTALLFTGIVYIGMGFSYMAMARASDDGHGLFWTFLLLFCIWGSDAGAYFVGKSMGKNKLWPAISPNKTVEGAVGGVLISMLIAIIFAIFAPEHLAIGRALLIGLSCAVMGQLGDLVQSAYKRAYGIKDSGTLLPGHGGILDRCDSWIIVFPFVHIVTLMPYY; from the coding sequence TTGAAGCAGCGATTGATTACCGGAATTGTTGCCGGAGCACTATTTTTAGGCTTATGCGTATTAGGAAATTGGCCATATCAGTTGTTACTTACTGCCATGGCTTTTATCGGGTTGTATGAATTTGTGAAAATGATAGGGATACCTGCGCTTTCCGGTTCTACCGTTCTTGGTTATGCAGCCATCCTAAGTTTCATGATCCCTTGGAATTTACTGGGAGTATCTGCGCCGTTTTCGTGGGAACAAGGAATTTGGATTCTGCTGCTGTTGTTCCTTTTAGTTACAGTTTTTACTAAAAATAAATTGGATATTCGAGTAACAGCCTTGCTGTTTACTGGTATAGTATACATTGGAATGGGTTTTTCTTATATGGCCATGGCTCGTGCATCGGATGACGGACATGGTTTGTTCTGGACTTTTTTGCTACTTTTCTGCATTTGGGGTAGTGATGCCGGGGCTTACTTTGTTGGGAAAAGCATGGGGAAAAACAAGCTTTGGCCTGCCATCAGTCCTAACAAAACGGTGGAAGGTGCAGTAGGTGGAGTGCTGATCTCGATGCTGATCGCTATCATTTTTGCAATATTTGCTCCTGAGCATTTAGCGATAGGACGAGCGCTTCTTATAGGGCTTTCTTGTGCAGTAATGGGTCAGCTTGGTGATCTTGTGCAATCAGCCTATAAACGTGCGTATGGTATCAAAGATTCTGGCACACTTCTACCTGGTCACGGCGGTATTCTTGATCGATGTGACAGCTGGATTATCGTATTTCCATTCGTACATATCGTAACGCTAATGCCTTACTATTAA
- a CDS encoding isoprenyl transferase — MIKRVQAWLSRKDRQQPVEISPDNIPRHVAVIMDGNGRWAKRRGLPRVVGHQNGMKAVKRATIAADELGVEFLTMYAFSTENWKRPKEEVDYLMRLPVEFLAIELDELIEKNVQVRMMGDTDALPSYTRKAMEEAISRTQGNTGLILNFALNYGGRKEIEDCMRSIGKDIQSGALSPDDITTDLIDSRMLSGGLPDPDLLIRTSGEIRLSNFMLWQLAYSELWFTDVYWPEFDKEHLHQAVAEYQRRTRRYGGLK; from the coding sequence ATGATCAAACGGGTTCAAGCGTGGCTGAGCCGTAAAGACAGGCAACAGCCAGTCGAGATTTCACCGGATAACATTCCCCGGCATGTGGCTGTTATTATGGACGGCAATGGGCGTTGGGCTAAGCGACGCGGGTTGCCGCGCGTTGTGGGTCATCAGAATGGCATGAAGGCTGTTAAACGTGCTACAATCGCTGCAGACGAACTGGGTGTTGAGTTTTTGACGATGTATGCGTTCTCGACAGAAAATTGGAAACGACCAAAGGAAGAAGTCGATTATCTGATGCGCTTGCCAGTGGAGTTTCTAGCCATTGAGCTTGATGAGCTGATTGAGAAGAATGTCCAAGTACGTATGATGGGGGATACTGATGCATTGCCTTCATACACCCGTAAAGCTATGGAAGAAGCGATTTCCCGGACACAGGGCAATACTGGACTTATATTGAATTTTGCTCTTAATTATGGGGGACGCAAAGAAATTGAGGACTGCATGCGCAGCATTGGTAAGGACATCCAATCAGGGGCCTTATCACCGGACGATATTACGACTGATCTAATCGATAGCCGGATGTTATCAGGTGGGTTACCAGATCCGGATTTGCTTATACGTACAAGCGGAGAAATACGACTTAGCAATTTCATGCTATGGCAGCTTGCTTATTCTGAGCTGTGGTTTACTGATGTGTATTGGCCTGAATTTGATAAGGAGCATTTGCATCAGGCAGTTGCTGAATATCAACGCCGTACACGCCGTTATGGTGGACTGAAGTAG
- the frr gene encoding ribosome recycling factor: MPQSVKKNAEERMEKAISSLKRDLATLRAGRATTSLLDRIQVEYYGSPTPINQLANISTPDTRTLLIQPWDKTSMSDIERAIMKSDIGLTPANDGTIIRLSIPPLTEERRTDLVKLTKKFGEEAKVAIRNIRRDANDDIKKMEKNGISEDESRGHQEDIQKTTDKFIAEVDKVLVSKEKEIMEV; this comes from the coding sequence ATGCCACAATCGGTCAAAAAAAATGCCGAAGAACGTATGGAAAAAGCGATTTCATCGCTGAAACGTGATTTGGCAACATTGCGTGCAGGACGCGCTACAACATCACTGCTGGATCGCATTCAAGTTGAATATTACGGTTCTCCTACCCCAATCAATCAGTTGGCGAATATCAGTACTCCGGATACCCGGACACTGTTAATCCAACCTTGGGACAAAACATCGATGTCTGACATTGAACGGGCGATCATGAAATCGGATATCGGTTTAACGCCTGCCAATGACGGTACAATTATTCGTCTTTCTATCCCACCGCTGACTGAAGAACGTCGGACGGATTTGGTGAAACTGACGAAGAAATTTGGTGAAGAAGCGAAAGTAGCGATCCGCAACATTCGCCGCGATGCTAACGATGATATCAAGAAGATGGAGAAAAACGGTATCTCAGAAGATGAGTCCCGTGGCCATCAGGAAGACATTCAAAAGACAACGGATAAGTTCATAGCCGAAGTCGACAAAGTGCTTGTATCCAAAGAAAAAGAGATTATGGAAGTATAA
- the pyrH gene encoding UMP kinase — MEQPVFKRVVLKVSGESLAGQNGYGIDADMIISIAEQIKEVVELGVQVAIVCGGGNIWRGIAGSASGIDRATADYMGMLATVMNSLALQDALEQIDVPTRVQTSISMQQIAEPYIRRRAIRHLEKGRVVIFAAGTGNPFFSTDTTAALRAAEIEAEVILMAKNKVDGVYSADPFKDSTAEKFEQLTYMDVLNKNLGVMDSTASSLCMDNNIPLIVFAITEQGNIKRVVLGEKIGTIVKGSVD; from the coding sequence TTGGAACAGCCGGTATTTAAGAGAGTAGTCCTTAAGGTAAGTGGAGAGTCTTTGGCAGGACAAAACGGATATGGTATTGATGCCGACATGATTATTTCCATCGCTGAACAGATCAAGGAAGTTGTTGAGCTTGGCGTTCAGGTTGCGATTGTTTGTGGCGGAGGTAACATTTGGCGTGGGATCGCCGGCAGCGCAAGCGGCATCGATCGCGCTACTGCAGATTATATGGGCATGCTGGCAACAGTAATGAATTCACTTGCTCTGCAGGATGCATTAGAGCAAATCGATGTGCCTACTAGAGTGCAGACTTCGATCTCGATGCAGCAAATTGCTGAACCGTACATTCGTCGTCGTGCGATTCGTCACTTGGAGAAGGGTCGCGTCGTTATTTTTGCAGCAGGCACAGGTAACCCATTCTTCTCTACAGATACTACTGCAGCACTTAGAGCGGCAGAGATCGAAGCAGAAGTGATTCTGATGGCGAAGAATAAGGTTGATGGTGTATATTCAGCAGATCCGTTTAAAGACAGCACAGCCGAGAAATTTGAACAGCTCACTTACATGGATGTTCTGAACAAAAACCTTGGTGTTATGGATTCAACAGCATCATCTCTTTGCATGGATAATAATATACCGCTCATTGTATTTGCCATTACTGAACAAGGCAATATCAAACGTGTCGTTCTCGGTGAGAAGATCGGGACGATTGTTAAAGGGAGTGTAGATTAA
- the tsf gene encoding translation elongation factor Ts, which translates to MAVDAKAVKELRERTGAGMLDCKKALEEANNDITKAAELLREKGLSAAANKAGRIATEGVVESYIHAGGRIGVLVEINCETDFVGKTDSFKEFARDIAMQIAAANPRYVRREEVPQEDVEKEKEILKAQALNEGKPEKIIEKMVEGRIGKYYEEYCLLEQTFVKDPDKTISQLLNEKISTIGENISIRRFARFELGEGLEKKVDNFVEEVMAQVNN; encoded by the coding sequence ATGGCAGTTGATGCAAAAGCAGTAAAAGAACTTCGTGAAAGAACAGGCGCTGGTATGCTTGATTGTAAAAAAGCGCTTGAAGAAGCTAATAACGATATCACTAAAGCAGCAGAATTGCTTCGTGAAAAAGGTCTGTCCGCAGCAGCAAACAAAGCAGGACGTATTGCTACTGAAGGTGTTGTAGAATCTTACATCCACGCTGGCGGCCGTATTGGTGTACTTGTAGAAATCAACTGCGAAACTGACTTTGTTGGTAAAACAGATTCCTTTAAGGAATTTGCTCGCGATATCGCTATGCAAATCGCTGCAGCAAATCCGCGTTATGTTCGTCGTGAAGAAGTTCCACAAGAAGATGTAGAAAAAGAAAAAGAAATCCTGAAAGCTCAAGCTTTGAACGAAGGTAAGCCTGAGAAAATCATTGAAAAAATGGTTGAAGGACGTATTGGAAAATATTACGAAGAATATTGCTTGCTTGAGCAAACCTTCGTTAAAGACCCTGACAAAACAATCTCCCAATTGCTGAACGAAAAAATCAGCACTATCGGAGAAAACATCTCGATCCGTCGTTTTGCTCGTTTTGAACTAGGCGAAGGTTTGGAAAAGAAAGTGGATAACTTTGTTGAAGAAGTTATGGCACAAGTTAATAATTAA
- the rpsB gene encoding 30S ribosomal protein S2 has protein sequence MAVISMKQLLEAGVHFGHQTRRWNPKMDRYIFTERNGIYIIDLQKTVKKVEEAYNFVKSVAGDNGTILFVGTKKQAQDSVKEEAERSGMFFINQRWLGGTLTNFQTIQKRIDRLKKLESWEEDGTFEVLPKKEVILLRKEKDRLEKFLGGIKNMKGLPSALFIIDPRKERIAVAEARKLGIPIVAIVDTNCDPDEIDYVIPGNDDAIRAVKLLTGKMADAVVEAHQGEDTTTA, from the coding sequence ATGGCAGTAATCTCCATGAAACAGCTTCTAGAAGCTGGGGTACACTTCGGTCACCAGACTCGTCGTTGGAACCCAAAGATGGATCGTTATATCTTCACTGAAAGAAACGGAATTTACATTATTGACTTGCAAAAAACAGTCAAGAAGGTAGAAGAAGCTTACAACTTTGTAAAAAGCGTCGCTGGTGACAACGGCACAATCCTATTCGTAGGAACAAAGAAACAAGCACAAGATTCCGTAAAAGAAGAAGCAGAACGTTCAGGTATGTTCTTCATTAACCAACGTTGGTTGGGCGGAACTCTTACTAACTTCCAAACTATCCAAAAACGTATTGATCGTTTGAAGAAATTGGAATCTTGGGAAGAAGACGGTACTTTCGAAGTTCTACCTAAGAAAGAAGTTATCCTTCTTCGCAAAGAAAAAGATCGTCTTGAGAAATTCTTGGGCGGTATCAAGAACATGAAAGGTCTACCAAGCGCGTTGTTCATCATTGACCCGCGTAAAGAGCGTATCGCAGTTGCAGAAGCTCGCAAATTGGGTATTCCAATCGTAGCTATCGTTGATACTAACTGTGATCCAGACGAAATCGACTACGTAATTCCAGGTAACGACGACGCTATCCGCGCCGTGAAATTGTTGACTGGTAAAATGGCAGACGCTGTTGTTGAAGCTCACCAAGGCGAAGACACAACTACTGCTTAA
- a CDS encoding endolytic transglycosylase MltG gives MMKNRSFLFGLGTGLIAGALLLQLMISGGAAPLTKEQVLQGAEKLNLKVIDAATEPPSDEASLEEADQDQENVGLTDGSQENVTPSEPAVAASPAPVVTPTVSDNPNKVIPPQEPSTPKEGTVETPGVTTAPSAVTPVEPNVTANTGVFVRIPSGSTLTKTADILEKAEVIKDKADFLKAANQRGINKKIQSGSYNFNKDETLDSILEKLISFQ, from the coding sequence ATGATGAAGAACCGTTCTTTTTTGTTTGGACTTGGCACAGGGCTAATAGCAGGAGCATTACTGCTTCAATTAATGATATCCGGCGGGGCAGCTCCACTGACCAAGGAACAAGTACTACAAGGAGCCGAAAAATTGAACTTGAAGGTTATCGACGCAGCTACTGAACCCCCTTCAGATGAGGCTTCTTTGGAAGAGGCTGATCAAGATCAGGAGAATGTCGGACTAACTGATGGAAGTCAGGAGAATGTGACACCTTCTGAGCCTGCAGTAGCGGCTTCTCCCGCTCCTGTAGTAACTCCTACAGTATCTGATAACCCCAATAAGGTTATCCCTCCACAAGAGCCATCAACGCCTAAAGAAGGTACTGTTGAGACACCAGGGGTCACTACAGCACCGTCTGCTGTTACACCTGTTGAGCCTAATGTCACTGCGAATACAGGGGTATTTGTTCGTATACCTTCAGGAAGCACACTGACAAAAACAGCAGATATTTTGGAGAAGGCTGAGGTCATTAAGGATAAGGCTGATTTTCTTAAAGCCGCCAATCAACGCGGGATCAACAAGAAAATACAATCGGGTTCTTACAACTTTAATAAAGACGAGACTCTAGACTCTATATTAGAAAAATTAATTAGTTTTCAATGA
- a CDS encoding DUF342 domain-containing protein, whose protein sequence is MIGQNALDQYLSITFSDDKGIAYLQFSKKDEKFSCSPTELESFLNSHNIRYGIQRDVVERICSHPEEFFWSKVAIATGEPAVNGVDGSIMLTVDLEEDRKPLEKADGKVDYKDLVRLRNVLKGKLIARIIPAQPGKHGKTVTGDQLAFRAGKEAHFKVGKNVLVDNNGTSMYAAIDGLVTLTDSGKINVFPVYEVNGDVDYSTGNIDFVGTVVIRGNVLSGFSVKSAGDIRVVGGVEGAELISGGSIEITGGIIGYNKGHVTAGKNVKVSFIQDGNVTAGEDVIVSQSIMHSNIRAGRDVLCNGAKGLIVGGTVQSGERVVARTIGNTMSTATAIEVGVVPELRNEINELRQSLRQLLENEDKTSKALYLLNQLATNGQLPADKVALRVKLNATKQSHQREEKRIKERVLEIERMLEDTGRARVEVIKTIYGGSKIMIGRYTRFVKDPTERVVFAYSEGDISLTPYN, encoded by the coding sequence TTGATCGGTCAAAATGCTTTGGATCAGTACTTAAGTATTACTTTTTCGGATGACAAAGGGATCGCGTATTTGCAGTTCTCCAAAAAAGATGAGAAATTTTCCTGCTCACCTACAGAATTGGAAAGCTTCCTGAACAGTCACAATATTCGCTACGGGATCCAGCGAGATGTTGTTGAACGTATTTGTAGTCATCCGGAGGAGTTTTTTTGGAGCAAAGTCGCTATTGCTACGGGTGAACCAGCAGTTAATGGAGTCGACGGAAGTATAATGCTCACTGTTGATCTGGAAGAGGATCGCAAGCCGCTTGAAAAAGCGGATGGTAAGGTAGATTATAAGGATTTAGTTCGGCTTCGTAACGTGCTCAAAGGAAAATTGATCGCTAGAATTATCCCTGCTCAGCCTGGTAAACATGGAAAGACTGTAACTGGGGATCAGCTTGCTTTCAGAGCTGGAAAGGAAGCTCATTTTAAAGTCGGAAAGAATGTACTTGTTGATAACAATGGAACATCGATGTATGCCGCAATTGACGGTCTTGTTACTTTAACCGATAGCGGTAAAATCAATGTTTTTCCTGTATATGAAGTGAATGGTGATGTGGATTACAGTACTGGGAACATAGATTTTGTAGGTACTGTTGTTATTCGAGGAAACGTACTTTCCGGCTTTTCTGTAAAGTCAGCTGGTGATATTCGTGTAGTTGGTGGAGTAGAGGGAGCAGAATTAATCTCTGGTGGATCCATTGAAATCACGGGTGGAATTATCGGCTATAACAAAGGACATGTAACCGCTGGGAAGAATGTAAAGGTCTCATTTATTCAAGATGGCAATGTTACCGCTGGTGAAGATGTCATTGTATCCCAGAGTATTATGCATTCCAATATACGTGCGGGCAGGGATGTGCTTTGTAACGGTGCTAAGGGTTTAATCGTAGGCGGAACTGTTCAGTCCGGGGAAAGAGTTGTGGCACGCACAATAGGCAATACCATGTCCACAGCGACTGCGATTGAGGTAGGTGTAGTGCCTGAACTCAGAAATGAGATTAACGAACTACGTCAATCGCTACGACAGTTGCTTGAAAATGAGGACAAGACTTCTAAAGCGCTGTATCTCTTAAATCAACTGGCAACTAACGGTCAACTACCTGCGGATAAAGTGGCGCTTCGTGTTAAATTGAATGCTACTAAACAATCTCATCAACGTGAGGAAAAAAGAATTAAAGAACGCGTGCTGGAGATTGAAAGAATGCTAGAAGATACAGGTAGAGCTAGAGTTGAAGTGATCAAGACAATCTATGGTGGATCCAAGATTATGATCGGCAGATATACCCGATTTGTAAAGGACCCTACCGAACGAGTTGTGTTTGCCTATAGTGAAGGTGATATATCCTTAACGCCATACAATTAA